In Streptomyces durocortorensis, a genomic segment contains:
- a CDS encoding GntR family transcriptional regulator: MIRRHQQIAEELRVAIAEGTYPVGSELPSESELALAHGVSRGTLRQAFGTLQSEGLIGSRQGARRTVLSTTPSQSFTELRSFAQWARAGGRTPGGLVLRSRRAKATEAQAAQLHLAPGDTVLHVLRVRTLDGEPALLERTVYAGWAAAAVERLPDDCESVTQSLYDEARVLMSHGEHHLDAIAAGTTDARELAVRRGSPLLRVRRTTTTPDGRPVETSDDRYKPGSVVFTVRNSVQANPLVRTTPD, from the coding sequence GTGATCCGACGGCACCAGCAGATCGCCGAGGAGCTGCGCGTCGCCATCGCCGAAGGCACCTATCCGGTGGGCTCCGAACTGCCGTCCGAGTCCGAACTCGCCCTGGCCCACGGGGTGTCCCGGGGCACGCTCCGGCAGGCCTTCGGCACACTCCAGTCGGAGGGCCTGATCGGCTCCCGGCAGGGCGCCCGCCGCACGGTCCTGTCCACCACCCCCAGCCAGAGCTTCACCGAGCTGCGCAGCTTCGCCCAGTGGGCCAGGGCCGGCGGCCGCACCCCCGGCGGCCTGGTGCTCCGCTCACGCCGCGCGAAGGCCACCGAGGCACAGGCCGCCCAACTCCACCTCGCCCCCGGTGACACGGTCCTCCACGTCCTGCGGGTACGCACCCTGGACGGCGAGCCGGCGCTCCTGGAGCGCACGGTGTACGCCGGGTGGGCGGCGGCCGCCGTCGAACGGCTGCCGGACGACTGCGAGTCGGTCACCCAGAGCCTGTACGACGAGGCCCGCGTCCTCATGAGCCACGGCGAACACCACCTGGACGCGATCGCCGCGGGCACCACGGACGCCCGGGAACTGGCCGTACGGCGCGGCTCCCCGCTGCTGCGGGTGCGCCGCACCACGACCACGCCCGACGGCCGCCCGGTCGAGACCTCGGACGACCGCTACAAGCCGGGTTCGGTGGTCTTCACGGTCCGCAATTCGGTACAGGCGAATCCCCTGGTCCGCACGACGCCCGACTGA
- a CDS encoding HAD family hydrolase, giving the protein MSPLSLPPLPRPAALLCDMDGTLVDTEHAWLDTVAGFLRAQGSPADADTLAPFAGAAVADSADRLVRDGLTALSAAETATRLDRAFTARVAAGVAVQPGALRLLDRARALGVPTALVTASERHVADLVLDTLGRHRFDTSIASGEAPRGKPHPDPYLAAAAALGVAPQDCLAVEDTPTGAAAALAAGCRLLAVPSVPGIEPGPRTVLVTSLTEADLAGAA; this is encoded by the coding sequence ATGTCCCCGCTCTCCCTGCCCCCGCTCCCCCGCCCCGCCGCCCTCCTCTGCGACATGGACGGCACCCTCGTCGACACCGAACACGCCTGGCTGGACACCGTCGCCGGGTTCCTGCGCGCACAGGGCTCCCCGGCGGACGCGGACACGCTCGCCCCGTTCGCGGGCGCCGCGGTGGCCGACTCGGCGGACCGTCTCGTACGCGACGGCCTCACCGCCCTGTCCGCCGCGGAGACGGCCACCCGTCTCGACCGGGCGTTCACCGCACGGGTGGCGGCCGGAGTGGCCGTCCAGCCGGGCGCCCTCCGGCTGCTGGACCGGGCGCGGGCGCTGGGGGTGCCCACCGCCCTGGTGACCGCGTCCGAACGGCATGTGGCCGACCTGGTGCTCGACACCCTGGGCCGGCACCGCTTCGACACGTCGATAGCCTCGGGCGAGGCACCCCGCGGCAAGCCGCACCCCGACCCGTACCTGGCCGCCGCGGCCGCGCTGGGAGTGGCCCCGCAGGACTGCCTGGCCGTCGAGGACACCCCCACGGGCGCCGCCGCCGCCCTCGCCGCGGGCTGCCGCCTGCTCGCCGTCCCCTCGGTCCCCGGCATCGAGCCCGGCCCGCGCACGGTCCTGGTCACCTCCCTGACGGAGGCGGACCTGGCGGGGGCGGCATAG
- a CDS encoding RtcB family protein, which yields MSYVEVPGAKVPIRMWTDPASVEDVAMQQLRNVSTLPWIKGLAVMPDVHFGKGATVGSVIAMQGAVCPAAVGVDIGCGMSAVKTSLTANDLPGDLSRLRSKIEQAIPVGRGMHADAVDPGKLHGFPTSGWDDFWGRFGGIAEAVKFRQERATKQMGTLGSGNHMIEFCLDSDGAVWLMLHSGSRNIGKELAEHHIGIAQKLPHNQSLVDRDLAVFISDTPQMADYRNDLYWAQEYAKYNRAIMMALFKDVVRKEFKKAKPVFEQEISCHHNYVAEERYDGADLLVTRKGAIRAGSGEFGIIPGSMGTSSYIVKGLGNEKAFNSASHGAGRRMSRNAAKRRFTVRDLEEQTRGVECRKDSGVLDEIPSAYKPIEQVMEQQRDLVEVVAKLKQVICIKG from the coding sequence ATGTCGTACGTAGAGGTGCCGGGAGCGAAGGTTCCCATCCGGATGTGGACGGATCCGGCGTCGGTCGAGGACGTCGCCATGCAGCAGCTGCGGAACGTGTCCACGCTGCCGTGGATCAAGGGTCTCGCGGTCATGCCGGACGTCCACTTCGGCAAGGGGGCCACGGTCGGTTCGGTGATCGCGATGCAGGGCGCGGTGTGCCCGGCCGCGGTCGGGGTGGACATCGGCTGTGGGATGTCGGCGGTGAAGACGTCCCTGACCGCAAACGATCTTCCCGGCGACCTGTCACGGCTGCGTTCGAAGATCGAGCAGGCCATTCCGGTGGGCCGGGGTATGCACGCCGACGCGGTGGACCCGGGGAAGCTGCACGGGTTCCCGACGTCGGGGTGGGACGACTTCTGGGGGCGGTTCGGGGGGATCGCGGAAGCGGTCAAGTTCCGTCAGGAACGTGCCACCAAGCAGATGGGAACGCTCGGCTCGGGCAATCACATGATCGAGTTCTGTCTCGACAGTGACGGGGCGGTGTGGCTGATGCTGCACTCGGGCTCCCGCAACATCGGCAAGGAACTCGCCGAGCACCACATCGGCATCGCCCAGAAGCTGCCGCACAACCAGAGCCTCGTCGACCGGGACCTGGCCGTCTTCATCTCGGACACCCCGCAGATGGCCGACTACCGGAACGATCTCTACTGGGCGCAGGAGTACGCCAAGTACAACCGCGCGATCATGATGGCGCTCTTCAAGGACGTGGTCCGCAAGGAGTTCAAGAAGGCCAAGCCGGTCTTCGAGCAGGAGATCTCCTGCCACCACAACTACGTCGCGGAGGAGCGGTACGACGGAGCGGACCTGCTCGTCACCCGTAAGGGGGCCATCCGTGCCGGTTCCGGCGAGTTCGGGATCATCCCCGGCTCGATGGGCACCAGCTCGTACATCGTGAAGGGCCTGGGCAACGAGAAGGCGTTCAACTCGGCCTCGCACGGCGCCGGTCGCCGGATGAGCCGGAACGCCGCCAAGCGCCGGTTCACGGTGCGGGACCTGGAGGAGCAGACGCGGGGCGTGGAGTGCCGCAAGGACTCCGGCGTTCTGGACGAGATCCCGTCCGCGTACAAGCCGATCGAGCAGGTCATGGAGCAGCAGCGGGACCTGGTGGAGGTCGTCGCCAAGCTCAAGCAGGTCATCTGCATCAAGGGCTGA
- a CDS encoding DUF3558 domain-containing protein has protein sequence MRHKAYVPGAALLAALVVGCSAGADSEASGGDSKPGSPAVTSAPPGKYLTLPAPCRSVPRGTLKDLLPGAAELPESQQDKVFRGVASVTYDTDRRVGCSWKSDAPDATRSLSIDLERVVSYDPAVSDDDRADTVYAKKEKAAGLSSATPGPDAEKSSAKGEETDKGKDEDEGKGKPEGATGSSDPSPSTASSSSASPGSPADDLRPRVLDGLGDAAFLNDRLTRAGSTAKHRTVSVVFRTSNVIVTVRYAEQPALVTKVPDSRELQEKAQALARKLAEKLSE, from the coding sequence GTGCGACACAAGGCGTACGTACCCGGTGCCGCGCTCCTCGCAGCGCTCGTCGTCGGCTGTAGCGCCGGCGCCGACAGCGAAGCGAGCGGCGGCGACAGCAAGCCGGGCAGCCCTGCGGTCACCTCCGCGCCCCCCGGCAAGTACCTGACCCTGCCCGCCCCCTGCCGCTCCGTGCCGCGCGGGACGCTCAAGGACCTGCTGCCCGGCGCCGCGGAGCTGCCCGAGAGCCAGCAGGACAAGGTGTTCCGGGGCGTCGCGTCCGTCACGTACGACACCGACCGCAGGGTCGGATGCAGCTGGAAGTCGGACGCGCCAGACGCCACCCGGAGCCTCTCCATCGACCTGGAGCGGGTCGTGTCGTACGACCCCGCGGTCAGCGACGACGACCGCGCCGACACGGTCTACGCGAAGAAGGAGAAGGCCGCCGGCCTGTCCTCCGCGACGCCCGGCCCGGACGCGGAGAAGAGCTCGGCGAAGGGCGAGGAAACAGACAAGGGCAAGGACGAGGACGAGGGCAAGGGGAAGCCGGAGGGCGCGACGGGCTCGTCGGACCCGTCCCCCTCGACAGCCTCCTCCTCGTCCGCCTCCCCCGGCAGCCCCGCCGACGACCTCCGCCCCCGTGTCCTCGACGGCCTCGGAGATGCCGCATTTCTGAACGATCGCCTCACCCGGGCAGGTTCCACCGCGAAACACCGCACCGTGAGCGTGGTGTTCCGCACATCGAACGTGATCGTGACCGTCCGGTACGCCGAGCAGCCCGCCCTCGTCACCAAGGTGCCCGACAGCAGGGAACTCCAGGAGAAGGCCCAGGCACTGGCCCGGAAGCTGGCCGAGAAGCTCAGCGAATAG
- a CDS encoding DUF3558 domain-containing protein: MHRSAPRLSRLLACAAVPVMLVAVGCSSDSGSESDGKKNEGSSSSGSADTKKPSAPAVEPAKFSDLPDPCASIKKKTIEDLVPEAKKKNGTAGRSNDLSIRGNCSWNGLDDKGVKGSQYRWLDVGFTRFDSDQSLGSGAKRATAEYAKQIAKTKASEGAEKVAAEPGKGIGEEASVITYGLKQTDEDFEYATVVARTGNVVVTLTYNGAGYAGAKTPSKADITKGALKAAKEAVAAVEATAESTATPPAEDKAGDDAKSDAKDDSKASPKAG; the protein is encoded by the coding sequence ATGCACCGATCAGCCCCGCGCCTGTCCCGCCTCCTCGCCTGCGCCGCCGTCCCGGTGATGCTCGTAGCCGTCGGCTGCTCGTCGGACTCCGGCTCCGAGTCCGACGGCAAGAAGAACGAGGGCTCCTCGTCGTCCGGCTCCGCCGACACCAAGAAGCCCAGCGCGCCCGCGGTCGAACCGGCGAAGTTCTCCGACCTGCCCGACCCGTGCGCCTCGATCAAGAAGAAGACGATCGAGGACCTGGTGCCCGAGGCGAAGAAGAAGAACGGCACCGCGGGCCGCTCCAACGATCTCTCGATCCGCGGCAACTGCTCCTGGAACGGCCTGGACGACAAGGGTGTCAAGGGCTCTCAGTACCGCTGGCTGGACGTCGGCTTCACCCGCTTCGACTCGGACCAGTCGCTGGGCAGCGGCGCCAAGCGCGCCACCGCCGAGTACGCCAAGCAGATCGCCAAGACGAAGGCCTCCGAGGGCGCCGAGAAGGTCGCCGCCGAGCCTGGCAAGGGCATCGGCGAGGAGGCCAGCGTCATCACGTACGGCCTCAAGCAGACGGACGAGGACTTCGAGTACGCCACCGTCGTCGCCCGCACGGGCAACGTCGTCGTCACCCTGACGTACAACGGCGCTGGGTACGCGGGCGCCAAGACACCCTCCAAGGCCGACATCACCAAGGGCGCGCTGAAGGCGGCGAAGGAGGCCGTCGCCGCGGTCGAGGCCACCGCCGAGTCCACGGCGACGCCTCCCGCGGAGGACAAGGCCGGGGACGACGCCAAGAGCGACGCGAAGGACGACTCCAAGGCCTCGCCCAAGGCGGGCTGA
- a CDS encoding DUF2637 domain-containing protein: protein MAAMQLTRTHRILIGVVVAGAVVIAAIGFAGSYAAVRELAEEKGFGSFSLVFPIGIDAGICVLLALDLLLTWMRIPFPMLRQTAWLLTAATIAFNGAASWPDPLGTAMHAVIPVLFVVSVEAARHAVGRIADITADKHMEGVRLTRWLLSPIPTFKLWRRMKLWELRSYEQVIKLEQDRLIYQARLQARYGRNWRRKAPIESMMPLRLAKYGVPLAETAPAGLAAAGIEPALLPPMPVGADRPKTELSKPEQSQAELPYEPREEHGQEREEHGPQQEQPQEQAQQHPQQPHQPQPQPTSLQEQAPQQDPAALQVPPTHDSPWFAAQKLPDNVHESAYNPQYVEGLEPAPVQIPAGPGRTRPLGDVGTIGAVPHPRREELPQPPAAGAPQAPEAPQAIGPEEAPQLEEWSQEDSEYAEMAFEVFTAYTDQEGQYPSVEILDIHLSDTRNVHHPRSRELLLRLMPEFKQAYVPARSAADQTA, encoded by the coding sequence GTGGCCGCCATGCAGCTGACCCGCACGCACCGCATACTCATCGGGGTCGTCGTCGCCGGTGCGGTGGTCATCGCCGCGATCGGTTTCGCGGGCTCCTACGCCGCCGTGCGCGAGCTCGCGGAGGAGAAGGGCTTCGGGTCGTTCTCGCTGGTCTTCCCCATCGGCATCGACGCGGGCATCTGCGTCCTGCTCGCCCTGGACCTCCTGCTGACCTGGATGCGCATCCCGTTCCCGATGCTGCGCCAGACGGCGTGGCTGCTGACGGCCGCGACGATCGCGTTCAACGGCGCCGCCTCCTGGCCCGACCCGCTGGGCACCGCGATGCACGCGGTTATCCCGGTCCTCTTCGTCGTCTCCGTCGAGGCCGCCCGGCACGCGGTGGGCCGGATCGCGGACATCACCGCCGACAAGCACATGGAGGGCGTACGCCTCACCCGCTGGCTGCTCTCCCCCATACCGACGTTCAAGCTGTGGCGGCGGATGAAGCTGTGGGAGCTGCGCAGCTACGAGCAGGTCATCAAGCTCGAACAGGACCGGCTGATCTACCAGGCCCGCCTCCAGGCCCGCTACGGCCGCAACTGGCGGCGCAAGGCCCCCATCGAGTCGATGATGCCGCTGCGCCTGGCGAAGTACGGCGTCCCCCTCGCCGAGACCGCCCCGGCCGGGCTCGCCGCCGCGGGCATCGAACCGGCCCTGCTGCCGCCGATGCCCGTCGGGGCCGACCGCCCGAAGACGGAGCTGAGCAAGCCGGAGCAGAGCCAGGCGGAGCTTCCGTACGAACCGCGCGAGGAGCATGGGCAGGAGCGCGAGGAGCACGGGCCCCAGCAGGAACAGCCCCAGGAGCAGGCCCAGCAGCACCCCCAACAGCCCCACCAGCCGCAGCCGCAGCCCACATCACTCCAGGAGCAGGCGCCCCAGCAGGACCCGGCGGCCCTCCAGGTCCCGCCCACCCACGACAGCCCCTGGTTCGCCGCCCAGAAGCTGCCGGACAACGTCCACGAGAGCGCGTACAACCCGCAGTACGTCGAGGGCCTGGAGCCCGCCCCGGTCCAGATCCCCGCGGGCCCCGGCCGCACCCGGCCCCTCGGGGACGTGGGCACCATCGGCGCGGTCCCGCACCCCCGCCGCGAGGAACTCCCCCAGCCCCCGGCCGCCGGGGCGCCCCAGGCACCCGAGGCGCCCCAGGCCATCGGCCCCGAAGAGGCCCCGCAGCTGGAGGAGTGGTCCCAGGAGGACTCCGAGTACGCCGAGATGGCCTTCGAGGTGTTCACCGCGTACACGGACCAGGAGGGCCAGTACCCGAGCGTGGAGATCCTGGACATCCACCTCTCCGACACGCGCAACGTCCACCACCCCCGCTCGCGGGAGCTGCTCCTGCGCCTGATGCCCGAGTTCAAGCAGGCCTACGTCCCGGCGCGGTCGGCCGCCGACCAGACAGCCTGA
- the lysS gene encoding lysine--tRNA ligase, with translation MPTVAESQTSTETDWVSRFADDVIAESERRAPGKPVVVASGLSPSGPIHLGNLREVMTPHLVADEVRRRGYTVRHLISWDDYDRYRKVPNGVPGVDASWAEHIGKPLTSVPAPAGSAYPNWAEHFKAAMTAALDELGVEYDGISQTEQYTAGTYREQILHAMKHRADIDAVLDRYRTKKDPAAAGSAAKGGKKPQQQKKVDEAELEAAEGSGAADEDDGSGNSAGYFPYKPYCGNCEKDLTVVTSYDDDSTELNYTCSACGFAETVRLNEFNRGKLVWKVDWPMRWAYEGVIFEPSGVDHSSPGSSFVVGGQIVREVFDGVQPIGPMYAFVGISGMAKMSSSKGGVPTPADALKIMEAPLLRWLYARRKPNQSFKIAFDQEIQRLYDEWDSLGRKVADGTVLPADAAAYSRAVRTAAGELPSTPHPLPYRTLASVADITAGAEDQTLRILSELDPENPLTSLDEARPRLDRAENWITTQVPAEARTIVRDEPDKELLGSLDDQGRESLRLLLEGLDTHWSLDGLTTLVYGVPKVLAGLEPDAKPTPELKAAQRSFFALLYRLLVSRDTGPRLPTLLLAVGAERVRRLLGA, from the coding sequence GTGCCGACCGTGGCCGAGAGTCAGACCAGCACCGAGACCGACTGGGTCTCCCGCTTCGCGGACGATGTCATCGCCGAATCGGAGCGTCGTGCGCCTGGCAAACCGGTCGTCGTCGCCTCCGGTCTGTCCCCCTCGGGCCCGATCCACCTCGGCAACCTCCGCGAGGTCATGACCCCGCACCTGGTCGCCGACGAGGTCCGCCGCCGCGGATACACCGTGCGCCACCTGATCTCCTGGGACGACTACGACCGCTACCGCAAGGTCCCCAACGGGGTTCCGGGCGTGGACGCGTCCTGGGCCGAGCACATCGGCAAGCCGCTGACCTCGGTGCCCGCCCCGGCCGGCTCCGCGTACCCGAACTGGGCCGAGCACTTCAAGGCCGCCATGACGGCCGCCCTGGACGAGCTGGGCGTCGAGTACGACGGAATCAGCCAGACGGAGCAGTACACCGCCGGGACCTATCGCGAGCAGATCCTGCACGCGATGAAGCACCGGGCCGACATCGACGCCGTCCTCGACCGCTACCGGACGAAGAAGGACCCGGCGGCGGCCGGTTCCGCGGCCAAGGGCGGTAAGAAGCCCCAGCAGCAGAAGAAGGTCGACGAGGCCGAGCTGGAGGCCGCCGAGGGCTCCGGCGCCGCCGACGAGGACGACGGCAGCGGAAACAGCGCGGGCTACTTCCCGTACAAGCCGTACTGCGGCAACTGCGAGAAGGACCTCACGGTCGTCACCTCCTACGACGACGACAGCACCGAGCTGAACTACACCTGCTCGGCGTGCGGCTTCGCCGAGACGGTCCGGCTCAACGAGTTCAACCGCGGCAAGCTCGTCTGGAAGGTCGACTGGCCGATGCGCTGGGCGTACGAGGGCGTGATCTTCGAGCCCAGCGGCGTCGACCACTCCTCGCCCGGCTCCTCCTTCGTCGTCGGCGGCCAGATCGTCCGTGAGGTCTTCGACGGCGTCCAGCCCATCGGGCCCATGTACGCCTTCGTCGGCATCTCCGGCATGGCCAAGATGTCCTCCAGCAAGGGCGGGGTGCCCACCCCGGCCGACGCGCTGAAGATCATGGAGGCGCCGCTGCTGCGCTGGCTCTACGCCCGCCGCAAGCCCAACCAGTCGTTCAAGATCGCCTTCGACCAGGAGATCCAGCGGCTGTACGACGAGTGGGACTCGCTGGGCCGCAAGGTCGCCGACGGCACGGTGCTGCCCGCCGACGCCGCCGCGTACTCCCGCGCCGTCCGCACGGCGGCCGGGGAGCTTCCCAGCACCCCGCACCCGCTGCCGTACCGGACGCTCGCCTCGGTCGCCGACATCACGGCCGGCGCCGAGGACCAGACGCTGCGCATCCTCAGCGAGCTGGACCCGGAGAACCCGCTGACCTCGCTGGACGAGGCGCGCCCGCGCCTCGACCGTGCCGAGAACTGGATCACCACCCAGGTCCCGGCCGAGGCCCGCACCATCGTCCGCGACGAGCCCGACAAGGAGCTCCTGGGATCGCTCGACGACCAGGGCCGCGAGTCCCTGCGCCTCCTCCTGGAGGGCCTGGACACCCACTGGTCGCTGGACGGCCTCACCACGCTGGTCTACGGGGTGCCGAAGGTGCTGGCCGGTCTTGAGCCGGACGCCAAGCCGACGCCCGAGCTGAAGGCCGCCCAGCGGTCCTTCTTCGCGCTGCTCTACCGGCTGCTCGTCAGCCGCGACACGGGGCCGCGGCTGCCCACGCTGCTGCTCGCGGTGGGTGCGGAGCGGGTACGGAGGCTGCTGGGCGCATAG
- the argS gene encoding arginine--tRNA ligase, which produces MASVPSLASTLQQQLADALTAALPDAGTADPLLRRSDRADFQANGILALAKKLKGNPRELAGQVTDALPAGGLIKDIEVSGPGFLNITLTDKAIVETLAARSADDGGRLGVPLRAEAGTTVIDYAQPNVAKEMHVGHLRSAVIGDAMVRILEFTGEDVVRRHHIGDWGTQFGMLIQYLIEHPGALKHEGGASDGEAAMSTLNRVYKESRALFDSDEEFKARSRDRVVALQAGDPQTLELWQGFVDESKIYFHSVFDKLDMEIRDPDIVGESGYNDMLEETCRILEETGVAVRSEGALCVFFDDVKGPDGNKVPLIVKKTNGGYGYAATDLSAIRNRVQDLKADTLVYVVDARQSLHFKMVFETARRAGWLNEDVRAVQLAFGTVLGKDGKPFKTREGETVRLEDLLDEAVGRATAVVREKAEKVGLTEDEIVENGRYVGIGAVKYADLSTSAVRDYKFDLDQMVSLNGDTSVYLQYAYARIQSILRKAGDAVPTAHPELALAPAERALGLHLDQFGEVLGEVAAGYEPHKLAAYLYQLASHLTTFYDQCQVLSPDNAPEVVENRLFLVDLTARTLHQGMALLGIRTPERL; this is translated from the coding sequence ATGGCCTCGGTCCCTTCCCTCGCTTCCACGCTCCAGCAGCAGCTGGCGGACGCCCTGACGGCAGCTCTGCCGGATGCCGGCACCGCGGACCCGCTGCTGCGCCGAAGCGACCGGGCCGACTTCCAGGCCAACGGCATCCTGGCGCTCGCCAAGAAGCTCAAGGGCAACCCGCGCGAGCTGGCGGGCCAGGTCACCGACGCCCTCCCGGCGGGCGGGCTGATCAAGGACATCGAGGTCTCCGGGCCCGGCTTCCTCAACATCACGCTCACCGACAAGGCCATCGTCGAGACGCTGGCCGCCAGGTCGGCGGACGACGGCGGCCGGCTCGGCGTGCCGCTGAGGGCGGAGGCCGGGACGACGGTCATCGACTACGCCCAGCCGAACGTCGCCAAGGAGATGCACGTCGGCCACCTGCGGTCGGCGGTCATCGGTGACGCGATGGTCAGGATCCTGGAGTTCACCGGCGAGGACGTCGTCCGGCGGCACCACATCGGCGACTGGGGCACCCAGTTCGGCATGCTGATCCAGTATCTGATCGAGCACCCGGGCGCCCTGAAGCACGAGGGAGGCGCGAGCGACGGCGAGGCGGCGATGTCGACGCTCAACCGGGTCTACAAGGAGTCGCGGGCCCTGTTCGACTCGGACGAGGAGTTCAAGGCGCGCTCCCGGGACCGGGTGGTGGCCCTCCAGGCCGGGGACCCGCAGACGCTGGAGCTGTGGCAGGGCTTCGTCGACGAGTCGAAGATCTACTTCCACTCGGTCTTCGACAAGCTCGACATGGAGATCCGTGACCCCGACATCGTCGGCGAGTCCGGCTACAACGACATGCTGGAGGAGACCTGCCGCATCCTGGAGGAGACGGGTGTCGCCGTCCGCTCCGAGGGTGCGCTGTGCGTGTTCTTCGACGACGTCAAGGGCCCGGACGGCAACAAGGTCCCGCTCATCGTGAAGAAGACGAACGGCGGCTACGGCTACGCGGCCACCGACCTCTCCGCGATCCGGAACCGGGTGCAGGACCTCAAGGCCGACACCCTGGTGTACGTGGTGGACGCCCGGCAGTCGCTCCACTTCAAGATGGTCTTCGAGACCGCCCGGCGGGCTGGCTGGCTGAACGAGGACGTGCGGGCCGTGCAGCTCGCCTTCGGCACGGTCCTCGGCAAGGACGGCAAGCCGTTCAAGACCCGTGAGGGCGAGACGGTCCGGCTGGAGGACCTCCTCGACGAGGCGGTCGGCCGGGCCACGGCGGTCGTCCGGGAGAAGGCCGAGAAGGTTGGCCTGACCGAGGACGAGATCGTGGAGAACGGCCGGTACGTCGGCATCGGGGCCGTGAAGTACGCGGACCTGTCCACCTCCGCCGTACGGGACTACAAGTTCGACCTGGACCAGATGGTGTCGCTGAACGGCGACACCTCGGTGTACCTCCAGTACGCGTACGCGCGTATCCAGTCGATCCTGCGCAAGGCGGGCGACGCGGTGCCGACCGCCCACCCGGAGCTGGCGCTGGCCCCGGCGGAGCGTGCGCTCGGCCTGCACCTGGACCAGTTCGGCGAGGTGCTGGGCGAGGTCGCGGCGGGCTACGAACCGCACAAGCTGGCCGCGTATCTCTACCAGCTCGCGTCCCACCTGACGACGTTCTACGACCAGTGCCAGGTGCTCAGCCCGGACAACGCCCCCGAGGTCGTCGAGAACCGGCTCTTCCTGGTGGACCTCACCGCCCGGACCCTCCACCAGGGGATGGCACTGCTCGGCATCCGGACGCCCGAGCGGCTCTGA
- a CDS encoding helix-turn-helix domain-containing protein: MATPEAEHFAALLKELKGRSGRSYGVLAGRLHVSTSTLHRYCNGDAVPNEYAPVERLARLCGATGDELVEVHRRWIVADAARRRPTGAGVPAPAPVPVPVPAPDSASASASVKPAPEPESESAPAAERVPPSAPPDPVTDSPAGAPGGSRSPWARLSRRTRVLLAAAGAAVLLVPTTVVAADLVGSGAGSGAEGGAVASDRAGREGGDSVVPGASSFPASPASPSVSDSPSSGGPSAAPPVEPGAPARSGAERPRSGGTGLGAPPAVTISSYNWDEPCGQFYLLNRGPEGLAPPPPPQDRRGWAQSYGGVDAGNMLLQLTVQGTTREAVVLKGLYVRVLSRKAPLPWSAYLMGNGCGSGIAPQTFASDLDTRHPIMTPVPGTQGDRTIPAVPFPFKVTSEDVEVFNLDMKAVGYDVTWYLELKWSSGGREGMLRIDDHGKPFRTSGMRGRPMYTYGNDEVKWEPFTPG, from the coding sequence GTGGCGACGCCGGAGGCCGAGCACTTCGCGGCCCTGCTGAAGGAACTGAAGGGCCGTTCGGGACGCAGCTACGGGGTTCTCGCGGGGAGACTGCACGTCAGTACGTCGACCCTCCACCGGTACTGCAACGGTGACGCCGTGCCCAACGAGTACGCTCCCGTCGAGCGGTTGGCGCGGCTGTGCGGGGCGACGGGCGACGAGCTGGTGGAGGTGCACCGGCGGTGGATCGTTGCGGACGCGGCCCGGCGGCGGCCGACGGGGGCGGGGGTTCCTGCTCCTGCTCCCGTTCCCGTTCCCGTTCCCGCTCCCGATTCGGCTTCGGCTTCGGCTTCGGTGAAGCCTGCGCCGGAGCCCGAGTCCGAGTCCGCGCCTGCGGCCGAGCGTGTGCCCCCGTCCGCGCCTCCCGACCCCGTCACCGACTCGCCCGCCGGAGCCCCCGGTGGCAGTCGCTCCCCGTGGGCCCGGCTCTCCCGGCGTACCCGGGTGCTGCTCGCCGCCGCCGGGGCCGCCGTGCTCCTCGTGCCCACCACCGTCGTCGCCGCCGATCTCGTCGGGTCAGGAGCTGGGTCGGGGGCGGAGGGCGGTGCGGTTGCTTCGGACCGGGCCGGGAGGGAGGGCGGCGATTCGGTGGTTCCCGGGGCCTCCTCCTTCCCCGCCTCCCCGGCCTCGCCGTCGGTGAGCGACTCCCCGTCATCCGGCGGTCCGTCGGCCGCGCCCCCGGTGGAGCCCGGCGCGCCCGCCCGTTCCGGTGCGGAGCGGCCCAGGAGCGGCGGTACGGGGCTCGGTGCGCCCCCGGCCGTCACCATCTCCTCGTACAACTGGGATGAGCCCTGCGGGCAGTTCTACCTGCTGAACCGGGGACCGGAAGGCCTGGCTCCGCCGCCCCCGCCGCAGGACCGGCGCGGCTGGGCCCAGTCCTACGGTGGCGTGGACGCGGGGAACATGCTGCTTCAGCTGACCGTGCAGGGCACCACGCGCGAGGCGGTCGTCCTGAAGGGGCTGTATGTGCGGGTGCTGTCCCGCAAGGCTCCGCTGCCCTGGTCGGCGTACCTGATGGGGAACGGCTGCGGCAGCGGCATCGCGCCCCAGACCTTCGCGTCCGACCTCGACACCCGGCACCCGATCATGACCCCCGTACCCGGAACGCAGGGCGACCGGACGATCCCCGCCGTGCCTTTCCCGTTCAAGGTGACGTCCGAGGACGTGGAGGTCTTCAACCTGGACATGAAGGCCGTGGGGTACGACGTCACCTGGTACCTGGAGCTGAAGTGGAGCAGCGGCGGGCGTGAGGGGATGCTGCGGATCGACGACCACGGCAAGCCGTTCCGTACGAGCGGGATGCGGGGGCGGCCGATGTACACGTACGGCAACGACGAAGTGAAGTGGGAGCCCTTCACCCCGGGGTGA